The Carassius carassius chromosome 2, fCarCar2.1, whole genome shotgun sequence genome has a segment encoding these proteins:
- the LOC132101758 gene encoding multiple C2 and transmembrane domain-containing protein 2-like: protein MEDKKSVVDSLRQRAKHFRYSRVGSDKSPDKPEVSEERFLDQRMSTSVMDVLQRSRMSSLKSPSHQQPADLGTSPACNSSPDLPFSFTLRKKGGSTSLSDSLDSTGWLSQDSVTDAPCEYNFSKSTDEMDQVLRLRDTQLPSSESLAEKPHFNRNDSDMFSIHDNEHNNILDMKTESAGANEHQRQAQRMYLLTICLKEGRGLVIRDRCGTSDPYVKFKLDGKTLYKSKVVYKNLNPVWNESFTFPIRNLDQRLFIKVYDRDLTTDDFMGSCGVELNKLELEMNSEMVLPLDDPNSLEDDMGVIVIDICLSVRDSKYKKHKWAQRTKRSLMGSTTEHNKRLTESMKKSQLWTGVFTITLVEGKGLPLDGQGDVFVRFKLGDQKYKSKSQGKKVNTQWRERFDFFQFPDASSLLEVEVVGKEGRRNEECYGQCEIDLFGLPSNKSTLFTPELDMGRGRVVFLVTPTPCTGASITDLIAPPLEEPHERDNMLVKYSFRNSLKDLRDIGFLQVKVIKATDLLAADLNGKSDPFCVLELGNNRLQTHTIYKTLNPEWNKVFTFPVKDIHEVLEVTVFDEDGDKAPDFLGKVALPLLSIRNGQQVACPLKKENLGGLSKGAIILELEVFYNSIKASIKTFTPREQRFMEDDAKFSKKVLARNVIRVRNIYRAVCHVNQFIKSCFQWESVQRSIMAFLVFVVTVWYWDFYMLPLFMVLFFVWNYLQIASERDLDTMELNEEEDEDEKESERKGLMEKIHMVQEIVIMVQNLLEEIASFGERIKNTFNWSVPFLSNLALVVLIMATVITYFIPVRYIVLLWGIHKFTKKLRNPYAIENNEVMDFLSRVPSDVQMAQYTELSTCSAHSPNKRRRASP, encoded by the exons ATGGAGGACAAAAAGTCTGTGGTGGACAGTTTGCGCCAAAGAGCCAAACACTTTCGTTACTCGCGGGTTGGCAGCGACAAAAGCCCCGACAAGCCAGAGGTGAGCGAAGAGCGTTTTTTGGACCAGCGAATGAGCACATCTGTTATGGACGTCTTGCAGAGGAGTCGGATGTCCTCCCTAAAAAGCCCCTCCCATCAACAGCCAGCTGACCTCGGAACATCCCCTGCCTGCAACAGTAGCCCAGACCTCCCCTTCAGCTTTACTCTGCGAAAGAAAGGGGGCAGCACCAGCCTCTCCGATTCACTAGACTCGACCGGCTGGCTGTCGCAGGATTCAGTCACTGATGCCCCATGTGAATACAACTTCTCCAAGTCCACAGATGAGATGGATCAGGTGCTGCGTTTGAGGGACACGCAGCTTCCTTCATCAGAGAGCTTGGCTGAG AAGCCGCATTTCAACAGAAATGATTCAGATATGTTCTCCATACATGACAACGAGCACAATAAT aTTCTGGACATGAAGACAGAATCAGCTGGAGCGAATGAGCATCAGAGGCAAGCTCAGAGAATGTATCTGCTCACTATATGCCTGAAGGAGGGCCGTGGACTAGTCATTAGAGACCGCTGTG GCACAAGTGATCCATATGTGAAATTCAAGCTGGATGGGAAGACCTTGTACAAAAGCAAAGTGGTGTATAAGAATCTCAACCCTGTCTGGAATGAGTCCTTCACCTTCCCGATCCGTAACCTGGACCAGAGACTTTTCATCAAG GTGTATGATCGAGATCTGACAACGGATGACTTCATGGGGTCCTGCGGTGTTGAGCTGAATAAACTGGAACTTGAAAT GAACAGCGAGATGGTGCTTCCATTAGACGACCCCAACAGCCTGGAGGACGATATGGGTGTCATAGTCATCGATATCTGCTTATCTGTGAGGGACAGTAAATACAAAAAACAC AAATGGGCCCAAAGGACAAAAAGGAGCCTCATG GGAAGTACAACAGAACATAACAAACGTCTCACGGAGTCTATGAAGAAGAGTCAACTCTGGACCGGCGTATTTACCATCACTCTGGTGGAGGGGAAGGGCTTACCACTGGACGGACAGGGGGACGTGTTTGTTCGCTTTAAACTGGGGGATCAGAAATATAAAAGCAAG AGTCAAGGGAAGAAGGTCAACACACAGTGGAGAGAAAGATTTGACTTCTTCCAGTTCCCTGATGCGTCCAGCCTTCTAGAGGTTGAAGTGGTGGGAAAAGAGGGCCGGAGAAATGAGGAGTGTTACGGACA GTGTGAGATCGACTTGTTTGGGTTGCCATCTAATAAATCCACACTGTTTACACCTGAGCTGGACATGGGCCGAGGCAGGGTGGTGTTCCTGGTCACTCCCACTCCCTGCACTGGAGCTTCCATCACGGATCTCATCGCCCCTCCGCTGGAAGAGCCTCATGAGAGAGACAATATGCTGGTTAAATAT AGTTTCAGGAACTCGTTGAAGGACTTGAGAGATATTGGTTTTCTTCAGGTTAAAGTGATCAAGGCCACGGACCTCTTGGCTGCTGATCTAAACG GAAAGAGTGACCCATTTTGTGTCCTGGAATTGGGAAACAACCGGCTGCAGACCCACACCATATACAAAACCCTCAACCCTGAGTGGAATAAAGTCTTTACATT CCCAGTAAAAGACATTCATGAGGTTCTGGAAGTGACCGTGTTTGATGAGGATGGAGACAAAGCCCCAGATTTCTTGGGGAAGGTGGCCCTTCCTTTACTCTCA ATACGTAACGGTCAGCAGGTTGCTTGTCCTCTAAAGAAAGAGAATTTGGGAGGACTGTCTAAAGGAGCCATAATACTGGAGCTGGAAGTCTTTTACAATTCT ATCAAAGCAAGCATCAAGACCTTCACGCCTAGAGAACAGAGGTTTATGGAGGATGATGCCAAGTTTTCTAAGAAG GTTCTTGCCAGAAATGTTATTCGCGTGAGGAACATTTATCGTGCCGTGTGTCACGTCAACCAGTTCATCAAGAGCTGTTTCCAGTGGGAAAGTGTCCAGAGAAGCATCATGGCATTTCTG GTCTTTGTGGTTACAGTGTGGTACTGGGATTTCTACATGCTGCCCCTGTTCATGGTCCTTTTCTTCGTATGGAACTATCTCCAGATCGCCTCTGAGAGAGACCTA GACACCATGGAGTTAAatgaagaggaagatgaagatgaaaAG GAATCTGAAAGGAAAGGTCTGATGGAGAAAATTCACATGGTTCAGGAGATTGTCATTATGGTCCAGAACCTTCTGGAGGAGATTGCATCCTTTGGTGAAAGAATAAAGAA TACATTCAACTGGTCAGTGCCGTTCTTGTCTAATCTGGCCCTCGTGGTTCTCATCATGGCTACGGTGATCACTTACTTTATTCCAGTACGCTACATTGTTTTATTATGGG gtatacATAAATTCACAAAGAAACTGCGCAATCCATATGCCATTGAAAACAACGAGGTGATGGATTTCCTCTCCAGAGTTCCTTCAGATGTCCAAATG GcacagtacactgaactgagcaCCTGTAGTGCTCACAGTCCTAACAAGAGAAGAAGAGCGTCTCCATAG